TCCATGTGTAAAAGACCAAGAAAGCCAAGTCGCCATCCTTGACCTAAAGCTGgactaaaaaatattattcaatggattaaaagtaaaacatgcatattttcaacaaaaaatcaggcttctgaataattttttttaaatggtAGGCAATTTTATTGTACCTAGATTCTTTTGTCACTGTAACTGCATTATCATTTAATACTAATTTTTCAATAGCAGCTTGAAGAGCAAGATGCTGTGACTGATCCATGGGATAAACACCAGCATAAACCATTGATTTGGCTATTTTAAATCCTGGAAGAGGTTCTACTGGTGTGCTTTTTAAATGAAGCGTATCTCCTATGTGCGCTTCCGCAGAAGTCCTCATGTTGCATGTTACACACCCCACCTGTCCGGCATATCTaagtatataagaaaaaaaaaagaatagattctcaaaatattcaattatttgaattttgaatagaaaaaaaaacaataaaattatttaatcattacatttttttaagatattctAGTTCTGGCCTTAGAAAGGCTAATGATTTAACTtcatatgatttttttgtgtAGCAAGATGTTATCTGATCACCAACTGATAGAACTCCATCTCTAATATAAACTAAAGAAATAGCACCCTTATACTTATCATACCAACTGTCAAAAATAAGGGCCCTTAATGGTTTATTTGCTAATGCTGGTGGAGGAGGTACTCTTTTGACAATAGCTTTTAAAACCTCATCAACATTAGTACCATTTTTAGCAGATATCTTTATGATCTCTTCATCTTCCATATCAAAAAGATTGTTCAACTGTTTGACAACTCTATCGGGATTTGCATTCTTCAAATCAATTTTGTTTATGACAGGTATTATTGTAAGATCTTTTCCAAATGCAAGGTAAAAATTTGCAACTGTCTGGGCTTGTACACCATCATTGGCATCAACTAAAAGAATGACACCTTGGCATGCTGCTAGAGATCGATGCACTTCAGAGGCAAAGTCAACGTGTCCAGGAGTATCAATCAAATTTAGAAGATATTCTTTGTCTTCAAGTGTATATTTAAGTGAACACGTTTGAGCTTTCACAGTGATTCCTCGTTCTTTTTCCACTTGTAACTTGTCCAACACCTGCATTCCCGAATTTGTCTTAATTGCTCCAGTCATTTCCAAAAGTCTATCTGCAAGGGTACTTTTGCCATGATCTACATGAGCTATTATGCTGAAATTGCGAATATTTTCTACAGGAGTTTTGTATTCTTTCAGAGCATCCTCGTCCATTGAATAAGACTTTGAAAACGTTAGGGAAAACCATCTGAAAAATTTTCCATTTGAACGAACgttttataatcaaaaattcaacaaaaataatcaTGTTTACCTTTGTTTTTGACAAAGACCAATTTGATGTTTAATTCTATTAGATAACgagttaaataaaaacaattgcAACTTCATTATTAACAACTTTTGTATTCACATAATTTGACAATAGTGATGGTTAGATAGTTTAAATCAAGAAATTCTGTTTAATCTAGTTGCGATCATGGTTAACGTTGTTAAAACAACTTAACCTACACTACACTGTACAGCCTTGAAGTCTATCTCGCGGTTTATGCTTTTAACTATGCCCTCCCCCTCTCTGCCGTGCTCCGCTTCGCTGTGGATCAGCTGTCTGCTTGCCACAATACAGTCTCTACTTATATACCGACGATCTTCTATACCTATCTATATATCAATGATCGGCAGAGGAGAAATCTGTGCGGGAGAAAGTAAATATGGCGATGGTCTAAGCTTAGTGTAAAAAATCTCTAACCAAACTCAATACAATACTCATTACTCAGTGCGAAAATGGCGTTTGCCGGTGTGTGTAGAACGAGTCAAGTTTTACGAACTTTTCGTTTTTCCAAGTCTCGCATAAATTATCTGACAGAAATAGACAACAAAAATGTGAACTTGACGTTATCCTGCAACATTGTATGCAACAAGTTCTTGTGCACAgaggaaaaattcaaaccaGTGAATAAATCCAATAATCCGAATGCTCCTGAGAAACCTAAGAAGAGAAAACCTCTGACCAGTCCTCAAGTAACACTAATATCTCCCGAAGATGATATCTCAATGATGACACTGGAACAAGCGAAAAAATTGGCTGATCGTAGAAAACTGAAATTGGTGAAAATTCTTGACTTTGATACCAAGAGTCAGAAACCGCTGTTCAAACTAATGACTAGCCAAGAATTCTTCGAAGAGGGTGTCAAATtcaaggagagaaagaaaaaggaaaaggaTGCAGCTGTGAAGGAAGATAAATTGTTTACTATTTCAACGAAAACTACTGAGCATGACTTGTACATCAAGATTAATCAAATTATGAAGTtgttaaaaaagaaacacgAGATTCGAATTTTCATATCCAAAGATGGCAATCACACTAAAGCGGTAatcttatatttataattaacaCAGCTTGTTTGTTTCTGTAAGCTCTTGTCTTTCTTctcaaaataaatatctttttcTAATCAAATATCTATTTAAAGCAAGAGCTAGTTGAACTAATCGAGAAAGAAATTAAGGAACTGATTTCTACCAAGACTTGCGTATCAAAAGCAACAGCTTTTAAGTTGTCTTTCATGCCAAAATTAGAGACTgacgataaaaataataatgtaaataacGAGAATCAGCAGAAAGATACATTAGAAGAAGAGAAGACGAAAGCAAGTGgtaacgaaaaataaaaggaaatCGATAAGTAAGTATTTTAAGTTAAAGCAACATGTACCAACctgattttataataaacaataattttgataTCGCAGGTCGGGAAAAGGATAAGAAAATAAGACAGTTTATTGCAATCGAATTTacaacattattattttacaaaaagagTGCGTTTTttcatgatattttttttttcttttattgtcTACCAATAAGATGCCCTATCTTGTGCATCTTACTCTTCATGATATGTAAATAACTACTTTGGTTATATTAACTCACACACACGTATgaatgacaattttttttcttgtataaAACGACCGATGGACTCTtctatgtatgtataataGCAAAGAGGTACAGGAATTGTGAATTAGGTTTGCCAGAATGATAAAAGCAAGTGtaagtatgtatatatatatataaataaacaaattacgTTAAATTTGTGCATTTCTTTTTCATGTGTGTGACTGTGGTGTGTATACCAAAGAAACGAAAGAACGATTTCCAGACGATTTTGCAACAACGCTAATCTCTCGAGTGTGCGCAATCGAAAGCAGCTAGAAATCATACAGATATAATTGTCACACGGaattgtcgtcgtcgtcgtcgtctgtcCTAAGTGGCGTTAATACAAGCTGGAAGTCGACAGGTCTCGATTTGGGCGAGCGCCGGGCAACTTTTTCCAAATGGCCCCCGAGGCTCCACGGCTATTTTTCGTGTTCGCCGTCGCTGCGACAGACCGCAGCTCGTCGCGCAGCTGGACCACGGACCCCAGGGACTCACTCGACAGTGCACCGAAACTGTAAGCGCAGAcgcatcatcatttttttttttaagtcgcAATTTTGTAGTGTAGTTCGAGCGTTTATCGTAGTAACATACCTTGCTCTTCGCTGGAGTCGAAAACCAGTGCCTCTCTGTCGTTTTGTACGTCTAAATCGTGAATGAATTATAATtcgctatacgtatatataaagCTCTAATATGAATTATGCAAGATCGAAAATATTCTTACTGCAATCCGGTAAAACTTTGTGACACTTTTGCCGTCGCATCGTCTTGGTCGGGCAACTCTTACCCCCGTTCCTCGGATGGGTCTATAGAAAATCAATCATTAGATTATCGATAACCGGTATAAGACggttgaaaatgaaaaattactcAGGATTACCAATACATCGCGAGACATGGTTCTGTAGCCCTTGCAGCTATAGCAAGGCGACCAATCGCTCCACTCCGTCATCCTGCAATCGACTCTGTCGTTGGATTTCGTCTCCCCCTtgtgcttctttttcttctttttctcagTCGTATTATCTGCACAAGTTTATACGAAAAATTCGATAATATTTAAACTCTCATTACACTACGTTATAAACAATATTGGAGACAGATATAACGAAAGTTGGTATAATCGGAGAATGGAAAGTTATTCTAGGTATATTAGTAAGAAGATCACCGTCAGATCTGGCGCGTTTGATCTTGGAGTTCGGATGATCGGTGAGCGGCACGTTATAGGTGACGACGCTGCTGAGCTTCagcttgtaattttttaagctaTCGGGATCCTCTTCGTCGGTTAGAATGTTAGTGGGTTGcggatacaaaaaaaaaatgttaatcaAGCATGACAGCGTGTGGGCGATCGGTATGAAAAATGACTTACGAAACGTGGAACAGGTCGTCTGGCACTCCTGAAGCGTTCGGAAATTGTTCATGTTGCCGTTGCAGCCGGTGTAATGGAAAAGCAGGCACTTGGCGGTGATTTTGTCGTAGTAGTAGCGCAGGGAGTTGTCGTCATGCTCGTCGGGACAGTGGCCGAGCTGCACGGGCTGAGAGCAAATGactgcgcgcgacgacgacgtcaaGCGAATGAGGCGAGGTATAAGGTGTGAACGTGACGCATAGTGTATAATTCAATTAGTAGCATAAAGTAGTTTACCTTGCACGAGTTCCGGAGTGATTTGACAAGACTTGGTCTCGGCCTCGCAGATGGCCGACTCGTACTGGCACTCGTAGTCGGCCGCGTTCGGCGAGTAGTCAGGTTTGATCTGTCGTGATCGGCTCTTGGTGCCCGAGCCACAGGACACCGAACACGGACTCCAGAAGGACCACTGATAGTAACGCGACTCGGGGCATTTCTAAGCGTGTTTTGCTTCGTTAGTTATAAACGGCGGTATTTTTCATGCGATTGTATTCTAGCGCGGATTTGGGATTGATTCGTGTATACTTGACATCGCGCGCTACCTCTGTCAAGCATATTGTTCCtctaaaaattcttttttcaatatcgTGTTAATAAATGAAGACTTTCATGCTTGGCAATGAACGAGAAATGGAATGAGTTGTTAATGATGCAAATGTCCGAATCAGTCCCAAGCCCCGCTTGCTAAgaaaaagtgataaatatcCGAAAAATCATTGATCGACGATCGATACCGAGCGGACCGCAGAGAGCGAGTGATGTATAGATGCGTAATACGATGAGTATATATGCGGTAAAGCTTGTAAGAgaagctttttttctttgaaataaGGACTACCTTCCTGCGCGGCCTGGGCCAGATCTTTGCCAAGTATCGTCTGTTATCGGCAGCATCATAGTCGCTCTCCTCGTCCGAGGAAACCGTAGTGGTAATCGACTCGGTTGTGGTCTCGCTTACCGCTTCCTCGTCGCCGGCGACGTCGGTAGTGCTGCTGTCGCCGTCGGTAGTCGTCTCCTCGGCTTCGCAGGCCGAATTCTCGCAGTCGATCGTCTGCTGCAATTCGATTCGAGGATACTGCATACGACACTCCTTCCGTTTGCGCTTCGGCCGAAAgttgcgctcgcgcgttcGGCTCTCCGGACCGCAGCTTTTGCTGCAAATCGTCCATTCCGACCACTGGCTGAGCGGGCACTTTTTCTCGTCCACTTCGTCCGGCGGACTGCAATCAGACGCGGATGACATCGCTCAGATTCGATACAAGGGATTATCCGCTTGCTTTGTTCGCGACTTTTTATACTGACCAGACGAAGTTATCCGGCGCGTAACAGACGACTCTGTCGGTCAATAGGGAGTCGCAGTTGTGCTTCGCCGCGGCCTTCTCGTTCTTGTACTTGCGCTGCCTGAGCTTGACCCCTCTGCCGCAGGTGACCGAGCAGCTCTCCCAGGGACCCCAATTCGTCACTCTGCACGCCTCTGTACGCACGCACGTCGTTTCATTGATACATGaaaagctctttctctctcgcgtacgCGAACGCGATAAGCTCAAACgtcacatacacacacgcgcacacacacacacacactactCTAAAAAGAAGCCAgtcaagaaaataaaatgcgCAACCAAAGGAAAATAATACTTGCTACGCGTGATCGGTTGATCTACTACAGCGCCTAGACCTTCGCTGTCCTCGGAGCTCGGCGACCTCTCGCAGTTTTTCTCGTAGATGCGCTGTCGCTTGAGGTAGAGTCTCGCCAGGGGGTTCATGTCGACGGCCGAATCGTCGTAGAAGGGCGAGCGGTCGTCGTTCGGCCAGGTCGTCGTGATCCGACGGATCACGTCTCGAGGCTCGGTCTGGGCATCGACGGATTCGTACGTGATGCCGTCGTCCGTACCGGCGTCTATCGGGTACAGGTTCAGCTCCTTGTGCTCGATCCACGAGCAGTTGCTCAGGCAGAGCTCGAGGCCGGACACCCCGACGAACCAGTCCGGCGACGGATCTGCGTGTCGTTCGTTACCTCTCATTGGTACACCTAATTTCATACCTAAACCTAAACTTTCGTTCGTACCTATCATCGAGACGAGCGACATGAGGTGGTGCATCTGGTCCACTCGAAAGACCGCGAAGGTTTTGCTGGTGATGTTGGGAAAGTTTATCCCCCTGGCCTTGATGATCGTACGGATGTGTTGACTCTAGCGAAACAAGTCGGGGGGTGAGCTATGATTGCCTCGGGGCGTTACCGCGCCATACCTGAAACCTAGCCCGGCATACCTGGTTCTTCAGCTCCGACTCGAGGACTCGGGTGACGCCATTCTCGGCGACCTGCTTGAGCCCTTCGCTCGCGTAGCCGTTGTACTCCCAGAATCGGTACTCGGACGTGTGCGACGCCCCGATGACGTCGGAAAACCTGGCGTTCCAAGGTTTGCTCGGGAAGTTCTAAACGAAGCAATGATATTTGTTTAGCAGCGCGATACAAGCTACATTCTTATAACAAAGGATAATGACTTTCGGATGAGTGTATCTCGACCAGAGTCCCTCGAAAGCGAGCTCGTATTTAGCCTCGTCGCAGGCGCAGCACTCGGGAAGCACGGGTCCAGGGTCGTCAAAACTCGCCTTCGGATCCTGGCAGAACTTTTGCTCCAAAGTGCCGTCCATAAACCACACCGACGGCGACTCCATGACCGACGCTCTGCGGCAGTaatcatttttcaaagtcGACGGAACACTGTATACATAGACCGAGGATTCAACTCGCGatcgtatatatatacttgtTCACCTGAAAATGACGCAACCGTTGCCCTCCTCGGGACTGGTCCAATACACCGAGATATCGTCCTTGACGACCTGCGATACCTGAACGACAGCGTCGGGACAGTCCTGGGTGAACTCGGACAGCTCTTGGTCGTAGAGCTCGAGGACCCCGTGCGGCAGACTCTTGTTCTCGTTCTCCACGGTTATGTAAAACCTGATGAACTGCACGTCCTCTATCTCGTTCTTCAGCATAACTGCGCTCAGGTTTATCGTGTACATTATCCAACAATAAGGCACACGcaataaagaaaaatcaacGCAAGGCGCCCTCCCCCGAGCTTCGTCGCTATATTCAGTCGGCTGAATTTATGGCTTCACTACATCACGGGTCTTCGGCTAATGcgtctctctcgttctcgcgcgATATAAGAGGGGTGCAGTAGTCGAGGCTTGTCTCGAAGAATAAGAAGCGAGGAAGAAACTCACCCTGATACTTGGTGTTGGGCATGAAGCTACGAAATTCATCGGTCGTGTTGATTTTCAGCAGCTTGATCCGGTAGGTCTCGGAGACGCTGTGCGGTGCCTTGATATCATCCCACTTTTGCTCGCAGTGCGTCGAGCCGTTTACCACCACCGCAGCCGCGGCGAGCAACAAGAGCGCGAGTTGGCTGAACTTTCGAAGCTGcatcgttgctgctgctgctgcgtcggGGGGGTGAGAAATAAAATCGGGCGATAAATCCGCGTCACGCGCAATGGGACATCTgcctctgctgctgcagcgatgCTAATCGATcgcgccaagagagagagagagagagagataacggaaaaaaagaggagaaggcggaggaaaaaaagttGCCCCGCGCGCTCTCTCAGGTCGTCGCAAAGtggaagagggagagagaaaagaggatCGTCAGCTCATCTCGCCGAGATTGCCATCCGAGATCGTCGGCTACTTTTCCATCTCGAGGAATCCATTCGGTCTCTCGATATGCACGTGGTCAATatacgagaaagagaaatcAGGCCCGCAAAGTCAAAGCTACCCCCGCTACGCGGTGTTATATTCTATTTATCCGCGCTTTTTATCGCTCGCTCGGATCTCAATTAACCGACTGGGAATTCACAAGCTATAGACCGAGGATTCGGGGGGTATATATAACGGTCGGATAGACGCGGAATAAGCGCGGGCTGCGCGAAATGGAGTTTATacgttatgtatatataacgcgCGTGTGCACGTTATACACAGACTACTCCCTCTCGAAGCTCTAAAGCTGTTGGGGCTTAATTCTAATCCGGCCGAGCTCAGCAGATTGCTGAAAGGCGTAATTTATCCTGGCCTCAGTGGCTACTTGCTATCTCtcgcatcgaaggaagcctAACTTTCGGGCGGCTGGTTGATGGTGTAGAGGAAAAGCTCtttctactctctctctctctctctctctctcgttgcgTGTGTGCGCTCGCGAGCTTTATAGCTATGAAACGTTAGCTGTCGGACTGACTGATAGACTCACCAAGTTTAGAGCCGCTGCTTGGAATGCGAGAATGCGAGTAGCCCGCGAAACTTTCCTGCGCTTCACTCGGCACTGATGCTTCTTCTGCTCGCTGCTGCGTCCATAGCTCGTTCATTCATCAGCTCgatttctttttgtttgtttttatattGTATGCGAGaacgtttatttatttatttattaattcattaCAATTGTCAGCTTAACCAGAGCGGCTACACGCGTGCAACGTATGGGCAACGTTATACAAAGCAAGTCGGCGTACAAAAGCTCTGTGTTTACAGGCGAAAGCTCCCGTGTAGAGAAACACGGAAAAGCAGCAGAGAGGCTGGTGCAAAGCGTCGACGCGGCCGGTTTCCGAGCAACTGAGCGGTCGTTcgtcagagaaagagagagagagagagagagagagagcagagcgaTAGGTAACCGCTCTCTAATACTGGAGGCGGCAAATTCTCGCGCAGGCGCCCAGTTAGCCAGTATATGCAATATAGCGATGAGTAGGCGCGGAGGGCGCGAGAGCTTTCTATTCGCACATATCGTCAATTTGCCGCTTCTCCGGCACCGTCACGGTGCTAATTGTTCCGAGGCCTCGCGCTTGGCCGTatataaattgttttatttaccGGACGCTCTTCTATACCGAGCGTAGGATAATTCATCGAAAAATTCAGCCGCCGTGGAAAGCTGCAGCTTTCAAAGAGAGCTTCGTTGAGCTTTTCTCGATTCTCGAGCGCGCGGGTATACGTAAAATGTATAAGGTAGGTCGATTCGAGGGCTCGAGAGCGCATCGTTGTCGCGCTTGGCGGGCTTTGTCTGCAGTCGCGCGTCTACAGCCGAGCACAACAGCCTCCCACGAGTATTATCTTACCCCGCCTGAGCCGGGGGCGTAATTCGAGCGCTAATGCGCTCTGTgcaaactatttttttactttttcaattcATCGTACCGACGCCAAGCGAGCTATACTTGCTCTCGTAGCGACGCATACGTATGGATTATTGCGTTATATTACGTTGGAAAAGCTTCAACTGATCCGGAAGGACGCGCAACGGGctggttattattatttatttatttatttatttttgttttccttATGGAAATTAATCATAGCCTGCCTGATTCGGATACGCGTTCCGGGCGCACTTCTCCGTGCACTTGCGCTTCTCGACGGTGTCGAGGGGGCAAGCTCTGCCGTTATTCCGTGGTGGAACCTGGTGCGGAACGAAAAAATTCGAATGAATACTCGAAACGTAAGCGGTATGCAGAGTAATCGTATGCAAAGACTCACTATGATCGTCATTTGTCTGTACTGCACGCTGTCGCAGCTCTTGCACTCGGACCACTCGCTCCAGGGCGACATGACGCAGTTGACGTCTTTGGCTGAAAAAAAGTCGGAGACGCGTTTTTAAAGTATACGTCCCTCTCGTCTCGCATTGTGTATAATTTACCTTCGGGCGAGCAGTCCCTCATGCATTCCTGCTTGGTCTTGAAATTATTCTTGTTGCCGCCGCAGCCGGTGTACGAGAATATGGCGCAATCGTCCCTGTCCATCCTGTAGTAGTGCCTCAAGGAATTCTCGTTGTGTCCGTCCTCGCACTGGCCGATGTCGGCGGGCATGGAGCAATGATCATCTGCGAAATATACGATAGTTTTATACGATATAATCACGCTGCGGATATCCCGAAACTCACCGGCTATGGGGATCTCGGGTAGGGGATATTCGACTTGCGGAATCTTGGGACGTTCAGCCTCTTCGGCCTTCTCGTGGTCCTCGGGCACGACGTCGTGCGATCTCGGGACATGGACCGTGCACTCGACTTCCTCGTAGCGACAGGCTGGATAGTCGATTTCGGTGCCCAGTAAGTTGTTGGGATTGGGTTTGAGCGTTCGGTACTTGACCCTGAAACCCTCGCCGACCGTCACGGAACAGGGAGTCAGCTGCCAGTCGGTGTAGAGGTCGTCCATGCAA
The sequence above is a segment of the Nasonia vitripennis strain AsymCx chromosome 3, Nvit_psr_1.1, whole genome shotgun sequence genome. Coding sequences within it:
- the LOC100118801 gene encoding spondin-1 isoform X2 encodes the protein MNELWTQQRAEEASVPSEAQESFAGYSHSRIPSSGSKLAAATMQLRKFSQLALLLLAAAAVVVNGSTHCEQKWDDIKAPHSVSETYRIKLLKINTTDEFRSFMPNTKYQVMLKNEIEDVQFIRFYITVENENKSLPHGVLELYDQELSEFTQDCPDAVVQVSQVVKDDISVYWTSPEEGNGCVIFRASVMESPSVWFMDGTLEQKFCQDPKASFDDPGPVLPECCACDEAKYELAFEGLWSRYTHPKNFPSKPWNARFSDVIGASHTSEYRFWEYNGYASEGLKQVAENGVTRVLESELKNQSQHIRTIIKARGINFPNITSKTFAVFRVDQMHHLMSLVSMIDPSPDWFVGVSGLELCLSNCSWIEHKELNLYPIDAGTDDGITYESVDAQTEPRDVIRRITTTWPNDDRSPFYDDSAVDMNPLARLYLKRQRIYEKNCERSPSSEDSEGLGAVVDQPITRKACRVTNWGPWESCSVTCGRGVKLRQRKYKNEKAAAKHNCDSLLTDRVVCYAPDNFVCPPDEVDEKKCPLSQWSEWTICSKSCGPESRTRERNFRPKRKRKECRMQYPRIELQQTIDCENSACEAEETTTDGDSSTTDVAGDEEAVSETTTESITTTVSSDEESDYDAADNRRYLAKIWPRPRRKKCPESRYYQWSFWSPCSVSCGSGTKSRSRQIKPDYSPNAADYECQYESAICEAETKSCQITPELVQVICSQPVQLGHCPDEHDDNSLRYYYDKITAKCLLFHYTGCNGNMNNFRTLQECQTTCSTFQDPDSLKNYKLKLSSVVTYNVPLTDHPNSKIKRARSDDNTTEKKKKKKHKGETKSNDRVDCRMTEWSDWSPCYSCKGYRTMSRDVLTHPRNGGKSCPTKTMRRQKCHKVLPDCNVQNDREALVFDSSEEQVSVHCRVSPWGPWSSCATSCGLSQRRRTRKIAVEPRGPFGKSCPALAQIETCRLPACINAT
- the LOC100118801 gene encoding spondin-1 isoform X9 codes for the protein MNELWTQQRAEEASVPSEAQESFAGYSHSRIPSSGSKLAAAATMQLRKFSQLALLLLAAAAVVVNGSTHCEQKWDDIKAPHSVSETYRIKLLKINTTDEFRSFMPNTKYQVMLKNEIEDVQFIRFYITVENENKSLPHGVLELYDQELSEFTQDCPDAVVQVSQVVKDDISVYWTSPEEGNGCVIFRASVMESPSVWFMDGTLEQKFCQDPKASFDDPGPVLPECCACDEAKYELAFEGLWSRYTHPKNFPSKPWNARFSDVIGASHTSEYRFWEYNGYASEGLKQVAENGVTRVLESELKNQSQHIRTIIKARGINFPNITSKTFAVFRVDQMHHLMSLVSMIDPSPDWFVGVSGLELCLSNCSWIEHKELNLYPIDAGTDDGITYESVDAQTEPRDVIRRITTTWPNDDRSPFYDDSAVDMNPLARLYLKRQRIYEKNCERSPSSEDSEGLGAVVDQPITRKACRVTNWGPWESCSVTCGRGVKLRQRKYKNEKAAAKHNCDSLLTDRVVCYAPDNFVCPPDEVDEKKCPLSQWSEWTICSKSCGPESRTRERNFRPKRKRKECRMQYPRIELQQTIDCENSACEAEETTTDGDSSTTDVAGDEEAVSETTTESITTTVSSDEESDYDAADNRRYLAKIWPRPRRKKCPESRYYQWSFWSPCSVSCGSGTKSRSRQIKPDYSPNAADYECQYESAICEAETKSCQITPELVQDNTTEKKKKKKHKGETKSNDRVDCRMTEWSDWSPCYSCKGYRTMSRDVLTHPRNGGKSCPTKTMRRQKCHKVLPDCNVQNDREALVFDSSEEQVSVHCRVSPWGPWSSCATSCGLSQRRRTRKIAVEPRGPFGKSCPALAQIETCRLPACINAT
- the LOC100118801 gene encoding spondin-1 isoform X10, whose translation is MNELWTQQRAEEASVPSEAQESFAGYSHSRIPSSGSKLAAATMQLRKFSQLALLLLAAAAVVVNGSTHCEQKWDDIKAPHSVSETYRIKLLKINTTDEFRSFMPNTKYQVMLKNEIEDVQFIRFYITVENENKSLPHGVLELYDQELSEFTQDCPDAVVQVSQVVKDDISVYWTSPEEGNGCVIFRASVMESPSVWFMDGTLEQKFCQDPKASFDDPGPVLPECCACDEAKYELAFEGLWSRYTHPKNFPSKPWNARFSDVIGASHTSEYRFWEYNGYASEGLKQVAENGVTRVLESELKNQSQHIRTIIKARGINFPNITSKTFAVFRVDQMHHLMSLVSMIDPSPDWFVGVSGLELCLSNCSWIEHKELNLYPIDAGTDDGITYESVDAQTEPRDVIRRITTTWPNDDRSPFYDDSAVDMNPLARLYLKRQRIYEKNCERSPSSEDSEGLGAVVDQPITRKACRVTNWGPWESCSVTCGRGVKLRQRKYKNEKAAAKHNCDSLLTDRVVCYAPDNFVCPPDEVDEKKCPLSQWSEWTICSKSCGPESRTRERNFRPKRKRKECRMQYPRIELQQTIDCENSACEAEETTTDGDSSTTDVAGDEEAVSETTTESITTTVSSDEESDYDAADNRRYLAKIWPRPRRKKCPESRYYQWSFWSPCSVSCGSGTKSRSRQIKPDYSPNAADYECQYESAICEAETKSCQITPELVQDNTTEKKKKKKHKGETKSNDRVDCRMTEWSDWSPCYSCKGYRTMSRDVLTHPRNGGKSCPTKTMRRQKCHKVLPDCNVQNDREALVFDSSEEQVSVHCRVSPWGPWSSCATSCGLSQRRRTRKIAVEPRGPFGKSCPALAQIETCRLPACINAT
- the LOC100118801 gene encoding spondin-1 isoform X7; its protein translation is MNELWTQQRAEEASVPSEAQESFAGYSHSRIPSSGSKLAAAATMQLRKFSQLALLLLAAAAVVVNGSTHCEQKWDDIKAPHSVSETYRIKLLKINTTDEFRSFMPNTKYQVMLKNEIEDVQFIRFYITVENENKSLPHGVLELYDQELSEFTQDCPDAVVQVSQVVKDDISVYWTSPEEGNGCVIFRASVMESPSVWFMDGTLEQKFCQDPKASFDDPGPVLPECCACDEAKYELAFEGLWSRYTHPKNFPSKPWNARFSDVIGASHTSEYRFWEYNGYASEGLKQVAENGVTRVLESELKNQSQHIRTIIKARGINFPNITSKTFAVFRVDQMHHLMSLVSMIDPSPDWFVGVSGLELCLSNCSWIEHKELNLYPIDAGTDDGITYESVDAQTEPRDVIRRITTTWPNDDRSPFYDDSAVDMNPLARLYLKRQRIYEKNCERSPSSEDSEGLGAVVDQPITRKACRVTNWGPWESCSVTCGRGVKLRQRKYKNEKAAAKHNCDSLLTDRVVCYAPDNFVCPPDEVDEKKCPLSQWSEWTICSKSCGPESRTRERNFRPKRKRKECRMQYPRIELQQTIDCENSACEAEETTTDGDSSTTDVAGDEEAKCPESRYYQWSFWSPCSVSCGSGTKSRSRQIKPDYSPNAADYECQYESAICEAETKSCQITPELVQVICSQPVQLGHCPDEHDDNSLRYYYDKITAKCLLFHYTGCNGNMNNFRTLQECQTTCSTFQDPDSLKNYKLKLSSVVTYNVPLTDHPNSKIKRARSDDNTTEKKKKKKHKGETKSNDRVDCRMTEWSDWSPCYSCKGYRTMSRDVLTHPRNGGKSCPTKTMRRQKCHKVLPDCNVQNDREALVFDSSEEQVSVHCRVSPWGPWSSCATSCGLSQRRRTRKIAVEPRGPFGKSCPALAQIETCRLPACINAT
- the LOC100118801 gene encoding spondin-1 isoform X5 → MNELWTQQRAEEASVPSEAQESFAGYSHSRIPSSGSKLAAAATMQLRKFSQLALLLLAAAAVVVNGSTHCEQKWDDIKAPHSVSETYRIKLLKINTTDEFRSFMPNTKYQVMLKNEIEDVQFIRFYITVENENKSLPHGVLELYDQELSEFTQDCPDAVVQVSQVVKDDISVYWTSPEEGNGCVIFRASVMESPSVWFMDGTLEQKFCQDPKASFDDPGPVLPECCACDEAKYELAFEGLWSRYTHPKNFPSKPWNARFSDVIGASHTSEYRFWEYNGYASEGLKQVAENGVTRVLESELKNQSQHIRTIIKARGINFPNITSKTFAVFRVDQMHHLMSLVSMIDPSPDWFVGVSGLELCLSNCSWIEHKELNLYPIDAGTDDGITYESVDAQTEPRDVIRRITTTWPNDDRSPFYDDSAVDMNPLARLYLKRQRIYEKNCERSPSSEDSEGLGAVVDQPITRKACRVTNWGPWESCSVTCGRGVKLRQRKYKNEKAAAKHNCDSLLTDRVVCYAPDNFVCPPDEVDEKKCPLSQWSEWTICSKSCGPESRTRERNFRPKRKRKECRMQYPRIELQQTIDCENSACEAEETTTDGDSSTTDVAGDEEAVSETTTESITTTVSSDEESDYDAADNRRYLAKIWPRPRRKKCPESRYYQWSFWSPCSVSCGSGTKSRSRQIKPDYSPNAADYECQYESAICEAETKSCQITPELVQVICSQPVQLGHCPDEHDDNSLRYYYDKITAKCLLFHYTGCNGNMNNFRTLQECQTTCSTFHNTTEKKKKKKHKGETKSNDRVDCRMTEWSDWSPCYSCKGYRTMSRDVLTHPRNGGKSCPTKTMRRQKCHKVLPDCNVQNDREALVFDSSEEQVSVHCRVSPWGPWSSCATSCGLSQRRRTRKIAVEPRGPFGKSCPALAQIETCRLPACINAT